From a single Brassica napus cultivar Da-Ae chromosome C9, Da-Ae, whole genome shotgun sequence genomic region:
- the LOC106398761 gene encoding uncharacterized protein At1g43920, Chloroplastic-like, producing MSSDSTAESSTVNTYDIRGFSARCVCGTKTTIYTSETNKNPGRPFFRCLTRRKNHLFKWVEDGVYEEVQDALPKIILLEAEFNKEKYDIEDLKGVVTELMEEVVRTKTEVKRCKVMMTILFVIMCVIIIVLVVSLM from the exons ATGAGTTCGGATTCGACAGCTGAGAGTTCAACCGTGAACACATACGATATTCGCGGGTTTTCGGCGAGATGTGTTTGCGGGACTAAGACAACAATCTACACGTCGGAGACTAACAAGAATCCGGGGAGACCTTTCTTCAGATGTCTTACGAGAAGAAAG AACCACTTGTTTAAATGGGTTGAGGATGGTGTTTATGAAGAGGTTCAAGATGCCTTACCAAAGATTATACTGCTTGAAGCTGAgtttaacaaagaaaaatatgatattgAGGATTTGAAAGGCGTGGTCACTGAGTTGATGGAAGAGGTTGTAAGAACCAAAACAGAGGTGAAGAGGTGTAAGGTGATGATGACGATCTTGTTTGTGATCATGTGCGTGATCATCATTGTCCTAGTAGTTAGTTTGATGTAG